Genomic segment of Nostoc sp. TCL240-02:
ATTCAACGTAATAATCCCGCTTTTGAATTTCTGCAAAAACGACTAGGAGAATTAATTGTCGAACGGTTAGCTTACTTAGCGCAAAAAGAGCCGAATAAGTTTAAACAGATTAATATTTGGCATCACTATCACCTGAAGGGAATGGCATATTTCCATGATGACTTTTTTGAGCAGGTGGCGGAATTGTTATTGTTTCAAACTAATGCCAAAACTAATAATGGCCTCATGTCGTTGCAAGACTATTTAACTAAAAATCGTTCTAGAGATAATAAAGCGCCAATTTACTATTTTGCTTATATGGGAGCGGCGGCACAATTTTATAAATTGGCAGATGCTCGTGGTTGGTTGGTTATTAACGCTGGTGGTAGATTTGAAGAAGAACTATTGATCAAGTATGGCAAACACCACCATCGGACTGTACATATTGAGCGGTTGGATGCAACAGACGATGAAGAATTATTCCAACGATTAGAAACAACAGAAGCAGAAAAGTTTAGGCAGTTGGAACTTGACCTAGAGAGGGGTTTGCGGCTATCAGGATTAACTAATGTACTAGTACGGATGCGCCGTTTTGAACCTAAAGAATTGCCATCAGTAATTATTGTTTCTCCTGAAACGGAGGCAGAAGAAAAACTCCGCCATTTGGTTACGCAACCTTGGTTTATGGAAGGGATGGAAGACGTAGCGGAAGAAGCGCTGAAGCAAAACCAACGTCGTCCAATTCATCTTTCTCTCAATGCTAACAATCCACTAATTCAAAAATTAGGAAATATAGAGCGTCGCAGCGATTTAGTACAAGAAGTAATGATGGGGGTTTATAACAGTGCCATTCTTTATTCCCACAATTTGCTCAATCAGTACAATGCTGAAGTAATGCACGGCCAGTTTGTTCGCTTGTTTAACAGGTTAATTGAGCATCAAACCGAAACATTAGAGTTAGAGAAAGAGTTAGAAGCAGAACGCCGCCAGAAAATTGAACTTCAGAAACAACAAGTAGAGACAACGGCAAAACGCCCCGATCATGTTTTAATTTTTATGATTACGCCCTTTAGCGATGAATACAAACCACTAGAAGAAGCGGTGCGGCTGGTGTTTGAGCGATCGCCTTATTGCTTTGAGGTACAGTTAGCGCGGGACTATACCTATAAATCTGGGTTACTAGAAAATGTACGAGAACACATGCTCCGCGCTCACGGTTTTATTGCCGAAATTAGCGATTTAAACCCCAATGTGATGTTTGAATTGGGGGCGGTAATGTTACCCGATGATAGCCGTCCGATTTTTTCGCTCCGCAGTCAGGATGCCCGCAAAGATGTGCCAGCAGATTTAAAGGAAAAACTGTTTGTGCCTTATAGTTCGATTGCAGATCCTGT
This window contains:
- a CDS encoding ATP-binding protein, which produces MVEPLEQFKMETNFEGLIQLLAKSLYPEPDVFVRELIQNAHDSIVRRQEVEPNFAGRIDVELDTSNRQIIFRDNGIGMDRQDIKDFLSVIGSTGTGTARQKLKEDGRAAAYNLIGQFGIGMLSAFVVAEKVVVQTRKLGEEQAFAWHNTGSTDCILYADNRQETGSEIIVFINPEYTFMLDEKRLREAIVKYCDFVQFPINLNGKGPVNTVLAPWYREHWPSQAEKEVTYKMFINRRYPDNALDLIPVEINEPFQARGVLYISDSRIADFNSTGVVDIFVRRMFIRAGDNTILPPWAKFIRGIIDSPDLQPTAARDNIQRNNPAFEFLQKRLGELIVERLAYLAQKEPNKFKQINIWHHYHLKGMAYFHDDFFEQVAELLLFQTNAKTNNGLMSLQDYLTKNRSRDNKAPIYYFAYMGAAAQFYKLADARGWLVINAGGRFEEELLIKYGKHHHRTVHIERLDATDDEELFQRLETTEAEKFRQLELDLERGLRLSGLTNVLVRMRRFEPKELPSVIIVSPETEAEEKLRHLVTQPWFMEGMEDVAEEALKQNQRRPIHLSLNANNPLIQKLGNIERRSDLVQEVMMGVYNSAILYSHNLLNQYNAEVMHGQFVRLFNRLIEHQTETLELEKELEAERRQKIELQKQQVETTAKRPDHVLIFMITPFSDEYKPLEEAVRLVFERSPYCFEVQLARDYTYKSGLLENVREHMLRAHGFIAEISDLNPNVMFELGAVMLPDDSRPIFSLRSQDARKDVPADLKEKLFVPYSSIADPVETLEMAIRNAFERDGRIVHDGINALLGQRQKRFLSRTLLEGLRRTRLESNEIASLMKQYKTVEDLLVAEPSEVVRKTGLQEYVIPAIQGELKG